tatataatcatatatattcttataacataaaatgcttgtttttttttttttcttttaataatttataaaagcataagatataatatagctatttaaattatgaaGACCACACTATTTTGTAGCATATctttttgtaatattatatttttcttcttaggtaaaataatatatacattcGAAAAGAAATTGT
This DNA window, taken from Plasmodium reichenowi strain SY57 chromosome Unknown, whole genome shotgun sequence, encodes the following:
- a CDS encoding reticulocyte binding protein 2b, with product MKTTLFCSISFCNIIFFFL